In one Coccinella septempunctata chromosome 6, icCocSept1.1, whole genome shotgun sequence genomic region, the following are encoded:
- the LOC123315152 gene encoding exocyst complex component 6: protein MQSRQIMNGNHTKNLPFGGNTQYDLYVQEIEGIDDYFGPTFRAIFDNDEHAEFRDKLEKRIKQHDRDIERLCNIYYQGFIESITELLDVRSQAKKLNNNVIALNTQLNASAQGIMKSGNELINGRKVQNNIAAVIAQFKLWLPVLTTYSKLQKQIAEKRYYPALKSLEELEHLHLPHVASYRFSYQLRENIPKIRQSIESASMSDLKDFLENIRKFSPKVGEVAMKHTREQLTEDPTLVVRKKKRIAHQYSEDELSAQELIDFSPIYRSLHISTVLGTKSTFETYYRAERTKQARLVLQPPTNMHESEESFRFYIHSVLGFFITEDHVLNTGSGLISRSFLDEMWNSALSKMVTALQNHSAYCTDATLILRIKDLIMLLCTTLTNYGYTVEPLLDFVKELQDHYTEVLMQRWVQVFREILSKEDFQPVEILDQEELDNILSSFPWDEDLPYNIEFPYTLPFSSMVPKVYQQVKEFIYACLKFSEDLNMSQHEVDEMIKRSINLLLTRTFSGCLSTTFRNPRVGLQETMQIIIDTGYLESSTTYLDQFISNITGEESKAISSGLMPGKTIMFQVAREDAITQICEKLNKKLDEFLELESYDWLLVEPQGHASTHISDLIAFLRTTFESFTSLPLEVAQIACKAACEHIAKAMFSLLMSEKNKQISLGALNQISLDLIQCELFAASEPVKGLQEDDLAYFSKLREILDLFTTCDWPTYFHDYGQEISKYKQVKPDDALILVDKLKEGDKKTMFTVLKKSERDKKKLLETVSKQLKQLSQIPPGK from the exons ATGCAATCAAGGCAAATAATGAATGGTAATCATACTAAAAACCTTCCTTTCGGAGGAAATACTCAGTATGATTTATACgtgcaggaaattgaaggaataGATGATTATTTTGGTCCGACCTTTAG GGCAATATTCGATAATGATGAGCATGCAGAGTTTCGGGATAAGTTGGAAAAACGAATCAAACAACATGATAGAGATATTGAACGACTGTGCAACATTTATTATCAGGGATTCATTGAATCTATCACAGAATTGTTGGATGTTCGATCACAGGCCAAAAAATTGAAT AATAATGTGATAGCATTAAACACTCAGCTTAATGCTTCTGCCCAAGGCATAATGAAATCAGGAAACGAATTAATAAATGGAAGAAAAGTACAAAATAATATTGCCGCAGTTATAGCACAATTCAAATTATGGTTACCAGTTCTGACCACTTATTCCAAACTACAAAAACAAATTGCAGAGAAAAG ATATTATCCTGCTTTAAAAAGTTTAGAAGAACTGGAACATTTACATCTTCCTCATGTTGCCAGTTACAGGTTCTCATATCAACTGAGAGAAAACATACCAAA gATTCGCCAAAGTATTGAATCAGCTTCAATGTCTGATTTGAAAGATTTCCTggaaaatattagaaaattttCTCCTAAAGTTGGCGAAGTAGCTATGAAACAT ACAAGGGAACAATTGACAGAGGATCCTACGTTAGTTGTTCGAAAGAAAAAACGTATTGCTCACCAGTATTCAG AGGATGAACTTAGTGCACAAGAACTGATAGATTTCTCTCCCATATATAGAAGTTTACATATCTCTACAGTATTAGGAACAAAGTCCACATTTGAAACTTACTATAGAGCAGAAAGAACAAAGCAAGCTCGATTGGTTTTACAACCTCCAACGAATATG CACGAATCAGAGGAGAGTTTTCGTTTTTATATCCATTCAGTTCTGGGCTTCTTCATTACCGAAGATCATGTATTAAATACAGGAAGTGGACTTATCAGTAGGTCTTTTTTGGACGAAATGTGGAACTCTGCCTTGTCAAAAATGGTAACTGCTCTGCAGAATCATTCAGCCTATTGCACTGACGCTACACTTATACTTAGAATAAAAGATTTAATCATGCTGCTTTGTACAACACTCACAAATTACGGATATACAGTAGAGCCTTTATTGGACTTCGTTAAAGAGTTACAGGATCATTATACAGAGGTTCTCATGCAGAGATGGGTACAAGTATTCAGAGAAATATTATCTAAGGAAGATTTTCAGCCAGTGGAG ATACTTGACCAAGAAGAATTGGATAACATTTTGTCATCCTTTCCTTGGGATGAAGATTTACCATATAATATAGAATTTCCTTATACACTCCCATTCTCCAGTATGGTACCAAAAGTATACCAGCAAGTGAAAGAATTCATATATGCTTGTTTGAAATTTTCCGAAGACTTGAATATGAG TCAACATGAAGTAGACGAAATGATCAAAAGATCTATCAACTTACTTCTAACAAGAACATTTAGTGGCTGTTTATCAACAACCTTCAGAAATCCTCGTGTTGGTTTACAAGAGACAATGCAAATAATAATCGATACTGGATATTTGGAATCTTCTACAACGTATTTAGATCAATTCATCTCAAATATCACTGG CGAGGAATCCAAAGCCATTTCAAGTGGACTAATGCCAGGAAAAACAATAATGTTCCAAGTTGCTAGAGAAGATGCCATAACTCAAATATGTGAAAAGCTCAATAAAAAACTGGATGAATTTTTAGAGCTAGAAAGTTATGACTGGTTACTTGTTGAGCCTCAAGGACATGCCTCCACCCATATCTCCGATTTGATTGCATTTCTCAGGACCACTTTTGAAAGTTTCACTAGTTTACCA TTGGAAGTTGCTCAAATTGCATGTAAGGCAGCTTGTGAACATATTGCCAAAGCAATGTTCAGTCTATTGATGAGTGAGAAGAACAAACAAATTTCTTTAGGTGCTCTCAACCAGATTTCTTTAGATTTGATTCAGTGCGAAT TGTTTGCTGCATCGGAACCGGTGAAAGGTTTGCAAGAAGATGATTTAGCATACTTTTCAAAATTGAGGGAAATTTTAGATTTGTTCACTACCTGTGACTGGCCCACCTATTTTCATGATTATGGTCAAGAGATAAGCAAATATAAACAGGTCAAACCAGATGATGCCCTCATTCTTGTTGATAA GTTGAAAGAAGGTGATAAGAAGACAATGTTTACTGTATTGAAAAAGAGTGAACGAGACAAAAAGAAGCTTTTGGAAACTGTATCCAAACAACTGAAACAATTATCCCAAATTCCTCCAGGTAAATGA
- the LOC123315153 gene encoding cellular tumor antigen p53, whose translation MSFHDSELSDILENDAREALYHNVHDIVEYVQGNFCEPGLSEIGNTFSPLGNEETLNLKQEIFNDLSLPSNVSYQQELPPVYTVPLKVCNEEYAGPYNFDVSIIPNGSKNPWVYSASLNKVFIDMGAHFPVDFRLNSRDLEGLYVRVTPSFSSLQHSQELVFRCVQHEQPQFNKDVPPHVRQHIIRCPSNDKAFYLGDRDNNQRLSVLFPLSYPQAGTDAVREMFVFVCKSSCPTGMNRKPIEIIFTLEKYDGEILGRRILNVRICSCPKRDKEKEEKDSVSKSTAPTGKKRKLEPKDKKIPSGDESKDKNMHSVTIEVPGKANILQILKFSQDLMAGEVMRNPQKNEQYVEAYKKLQAQVNQLQQ comes from the exons ATGTCTTTTCATGATTCTGAATTATCTGATATATTGGAGAATGATGCTAGGGAAGCTCTTTATCATAATGT TCATGACATTGTGGAATATGTTCAAGGGAATTTTTGTGAACCTGGTCTATCA GAAATCGGCAACACATTCAGTCCTCTGGGAAATGAAGAAACCTTGAATTTGAAACAAGAAATCTTTAATGACTTATCACTGCCTTCTAACGTGTCATATCAACAAGAGCTGCCACCAGTTTATACTGTTCCCCTTAAGGTTTGCAACGAAGAATATGCTGGACCATACAATTTCGACGTTTCAATCATACCAAATGGTTCAAAAAATCCTTGGGTG TATTCCGCTTCCCTCAATAAGGTGTTCATTGATATGGGAGCTCATTTTCCAGTGGATTTCAGACTGAACTCTCGAGACCTTGAAGGTCTCTATGTAAGAGTTACTCCAAGCTTCAGTTCATTACAGCATTCCCAAGAATTAGTATTCCGATGTGTTCAACATGAGCAACCTCAATTTAACAAAG ATGTTCCTCCACACGTACGTCAACATATAATTCGATGTCCCTCAAATGATAAGGCCTTTTATTTGGGAGATCGCGACAACAATCAGAGGTTGTCTGTATTGTTTCCCCTCTCCTATCCACAGGCTGGAACGGATGCTGTAAGGGAGATGTTTGTGTTTGTCTGCAAGAGTTCCTGTCCAACTGGAATGAATCGCAAACCAATAGAAATTATATTTACTCTTGAGAAGTATGA TGGTGAAATTCTGGGGCGGAGAATTCTTAACGTAAGAATTTGTAGTTGCCCAAAACGTGACaaagagaaagaagaaaaagacTCAGTCAGTAAATCTACAGCTCCTACaggcaaaaaaagaaaattagaaCCAAAAGATAAGAAAATACCATCTGGGGATGAGTCAAAAGACAAAAATATGCATAGTGTTACA attGAAGTGCCTGGGAAGGCCAATATTCTTCAGATCCTCAAGTTCAGTCAAGATCTGATGGCTGGAGAGGTAATGAGAAATCCTCAAAAAAATGAGCAATATGTGGAAGCTTATAAAAAATTGCAAG ctcaAGTGAATCAATTACAGCAATAA
- the LOC123315495 gene encoding uncharacterized protein LOC123315495 isoform X2, translating into MEDSVIIPSTFNLLSSICSKQKAHKEALIWTAMEIINTKKDSRNKVFCKWIKIKAASKEDSSPEIQEFTIISVIKTIPKEYKCYVEHIQTREAQIELLISELEMYHAKWKSKVPMMSSFRHICQIGDKRTIMKIFVNVFTDEEIRVHAEVLNLVKNIFDELENSPKNRCDQTLMLYFSFYCFFLHKNQTIAMISKNLEEMEKVTKLTNKSDLIVDVTPSDAFDSCDIVSVYENLKVTGEKLKNLEKSLQILETIVASNPNPTLFKDVEPRKVYELVKNLTMEFVLHSDGYNSFRSLLLAFSVAEFINDKCLILECDGFLHRFLFFLKEGTNREEIICDLEKNAQSYKNLLQYYMNLSYFHVFHRNISLAYQYYKKAKFFWDSLKKENEKNLWSLEASMELLLYNLLDVAKAMNFEMEMKFSYGPLIKAYNMIVTRYTSESQWTTYSMIILMEIFNNLVKMYHDLKMPREVRYFGKQSLILAQQHVIPIHSAKMLCYLAYADLWSERLDDCRVKVDGISDILLLDKTQKGPKIIDQKRYLAVPSVDDIMEGINEIMLDTPAQSSYNASSPSSPVLQCQTYKCPLFMSHTLCDCFHCTSLECHKTVLSFYHLEALWYMHKGQITLAGSFFKGVFKLHESLSYKRKDTAEIFHNRLRKYSNLSQDFLKYDLENTISCDEIKIGASVSYIKFLVSSGAKEAAEKFCENALKKFTSAKIQFPHLYTEILLQKIGLICGRRENGKINLQPANDETDLKVKTPEACVKNILIPKINSPRKKKFLPPKVIKFTLTDSELSVTPSKAKDNSTFARTPKAKIIPPSLRNIETPKLNTRSRNNIFSEDNKKTTASEDNQDRTAKMDENQQSLLSEASSKHSATVLEDKTKLLTSRLRKKNVSENNSSDTSNVTGEKDVQPVRRSRRNRT; encoded by the exons ATGGAAGATAGTGTAATAATACCAAGCACATTCAATTTATTGAGTTCCATATGTTCAAAGCAAAAAGCACATAAAGAAGCTCTAATTTGGACTGCTATGGAAATCATAAACACAAAAAAAGATTCCAGGAATAAAGTGTTTTGCAAATGGATCAAAATCAAAGCAGCCAGCAAAGAGGATAGTTCACCTGAGATCCAAGAATTCACCATTATATCAGTAATTAagacaattccgaaggaatatAAATGTTATGTGGAACACATACAAACAAGAGAAGCTCAAATTGAGTTATTAATTTCTGAATTAGAGATGTATCATGCAAAATGGAAAAGTAAAGTACCAATGATGTCTTCATTTCGACATATTTGTCAAATCGGAGACAAACGgacaattatgaaaatttttgtgaatgTATTTACTGATGAAGAAATTCGCGTTCATGCAGAAGTTTTGAatttagttaagaatattttcgatgaattgGAAAACTCTCCAAAAAATCGATGTGATCAAACATTGATGCTATATTTTTCCTTCTATTGCTTCTTTCTTCACAAAAATCAAACTATTGCCATGATCTCTAAAAATCTAGAAGAAATGGAGAAAGTTACGAAATTGACAAATAAATCTGATCTCATTGTGGATGTAACACCATCAGATGCTTTCGATAGTTGTGATATAGTATCTGTTTACGAAAATTTGAAAGTGACAggagaaaagttgaaaaatttggaaaaatcgtTGCAAATTCTGGAAACAATTGTTGCATCAAACCCTAATCCAACGTTATTCAAGGATGTTGAGCCCAGAAAAGTGTATGAGTTGGTTAAAAATTTAACGATGGAATTTGTTTTACATTCAGATGGATACAATTCGTTTCGATCATTACTCTTAGCCTTCAGTGTAGCAGAATTCATCAATGACAAATGTTTAATACTAGAATGTGATGGCTTCCTTCATAGATTTCTGTTTTTTCTCAAAGAAGGAACAAATAGGGAGGAGATAATATGTGATTTGGAAAAAAACGCACAAAGTTACAAAAACCTACTTCAGTATTACATGAATTTATCATATTTCCATGTGTTTCATAGAAATATATCACTTGCATATCAATATTATAAAAAGGCTAAGTTCTTTTGGGATAGTTTgaagaaagaaaatgaaaaaaacctcTGGAGTCTCGAAGCAAGTATGGAATTACTGCTTTATAACTTGTTGGATGTAGCTAAGGCCATGAATTTTGAAATGGAAATGAAGTTCTCATATGGCCCTCTCATCAAAGCATATAATATGATTGTCACTAGATATACCTCAG AATCCCAGTGGACCACCTACTCAATGATCATTCTaatggaaatattcaacaatCTTGTTAAAATGTATCATGATTTGAAAATGCCACGGGAAGTGAGGTATTTTGGCAAACAGTCCCTTATATTGGCTCAACAACACGTAATCCCAATTCATAGTGCAAAAATGTTATGTTATCTGGCTTATGCAGATTTATGGAGCGAAAGGTTAGATGATTGCAGAGTAAAAGTAGATGGTATCTCAGATATTTTGTTGCTGGATAAAACACAAAAAGGACCAAAAATTATCGACCAAAAAAGATATTTAGCAGTTCCCTCTGTGGATGATATAATGGAAGGTATCAACGAAATAATGCTTGATACACCTGCTCAGTCATCTTACAATGCTTCTTCTCCATCTAGTCCTGTGCTACAATGTCAAACATACAAATGCCCATTGTTCATGAGCCATACTTTATGTGACTGTTTTCATTGCACATCTCTGGAATGCCATAAAACAGTTCTTTCATTCTATCATTTAGAAGCTTTGTGGTATATGCACAAGGGTCAAATAACACTAGCAGGCAGTTTTTTCAAAGGTGTATTCAAACTGCATGAGTCATTATCATACAAAAGAAAAGATACAGCGGAAATTTTTCATAATCGTTTAAGGAAATATTCCAATCTTTCCCAAGATTTCCTGAAATATGATTTGGAGAATACCATAAGCTGTGATGAAATTAAAATTGGTGCTTCTGTAAGTTatattaaatttttggtatcgtCTGGAGCAAAAGAGGCTGCTGAAAAATTTTGCGAAAATGCTCTGAAAAAATTCACCAGTGCCAAAATTCAATTCCCACATTTATATACCGAAATATTACTGCAGAAAATTGGGCTCATATGTGGAAGAcgagaaaatggaaaaataaaccTTCAACCTGCAAATGACGAGACTGATTTGAAGGTTAAAACACCCGAGGCTTGTGTTAAGAATATTCTTATTCCCAAAATAAATTCTCCCAGGAAGAAAAAGTTCCTTCCTCCTAAGGTGATCAAATTCACTTTAACAGATTCAGAGCTTAGTGTTACACCTTCAAAAGCTAAAGATAACTCAACTTTCGCCAGAACGCCAAAAGCTAAGATTATTCCTCCAAGCTTGAGAAATATTGAAACTCCAAAATTGAACACTAGGAGCCGTAATAATATCTTCAGCGAGGATAATAAAAAAACTACTGCCTCGGAGGATAATCAGGATAGAACAGCAAAAATGGACGAAAATCAACAATCTCTTTTGTCCGAAGCGTCTTCAAAACATTCAGCAACTGTTTTGGAGGACAAAacaaagttgttaacatcaagactccgaaaaaaaaatgtttctgaaaataattcaagTGATACTAGTAACGTTACTGGGGAAAAGGATGTCCAACCTGTGCGAAGATCGAGGAGAAATCGAACATAA
- the LOC123315495 gene encoding uncharacterized protein LOC123315495 isoform X1, giving the protein MDRQELKLVGSKIADGCFEELLEILDKRSDCLTQKQALYLIVCCCTTCNSNMNNCNKLNEEKLISAVTGLSKLITTITTEEYDNYVQSIYFICKLLMKKNYQFILEVKHEILPDFMPKNLIQKQKNVYKSICDLIIIEIVDLATRKSSINKKKIMCLGKLLSDIIITSSNYTIFMDYVFKYGFCLPRLNTGLDLQFDYFLYNISKMKDMPTENVLQGVSQFLKFGLHLFSSFLTLGMQKCSHQCIEEILGIIPMEGEWIDLREIFKICKYIIEPDIDKKYLMASRDVLMKSYKLYKKSENFHNICKLLSQVMVSFSNFCKSCEKKLYSDPEKHMIIYEILSLMMEIFLQRAVPCTKECKCLSRGNSEISDVALCILILFASLLNTNDISEDYIKKVNSFLKKYFEILLFQKNNKCEGYKKSWSDAAPYLHNVGVMLFRKENYEEAISMGNITLKYHSLLGTMEDSVIIPSTFNLLSSICSKQKAHKEALIWTAMEIINTKKDSRNKVFCKWIKIKAASKEDSSPEIQEFTIISVIKTIPKEYKCYVEHIQTREAQIELLISELEMYHAKWKSKVPMMSSFRHICQIGDKRTIMKIFVNVFTDEEIRVHAEVLNLVKNIFDELENSPKNRCDQTLMLYFSFYCFFLHKNQTIAMISKNLEEMEKVTKLTNKSDLIVDVTPSDAFDSCDIVSVYENLKVTGEKLKNLEKSLQILETIVASNPNPTLFKDVEPRKVYELVKNLTMEFVLHSDGYNSFRSLLLAFSVAEFINDKCLILECDGFLHRFLFFLKEGTNREEIICDLEKNAQSYKNLLQYYMNLSYFHVFHRNISLAYQYYKKAKFFWDSLKKENEKNLWSLEASMELLLYNLLDVAKAMNFEMEMKFSYGPLIKAYNMIVTRYTSESQWTTYSMIILMEIFNNLVKMYHDLKMPREVRYFGKQSLILAQQHVIPIHSAKMLCYLAYADLWSERLDDCRVKVDGISDILLLDKTQKGPKIIDQKRYLAVPSVDDIMEGINEIMLDTPAQSSYNASSPSSPVLQCQTYKCPLFMSHTLCDCFHCTSLECHKTVLSFYHLEALWYMHKGQITLAGSFFKGVFKLHESLSYKRKDTAEIFHNRLRKYSNLSQDFLKYDLENTISCDEIKIGASVSYIKFLVSSGAKEAAEKFCENALKKFTSAKIQFPHLYTEILLQKIGLICGRRENGKINLQPANDETDLKVKTPEACVKNILIPKINSPRKKKFLPPKVIKFTLTDSELSVTPSKAKDNSTFARTPKAKIIPPSLRNIETPKLNTRSRNNIFSEDNKKTTASEDNQDRTAKMDENQQSLLSEASSKHSATVLEDKTKLLTSRLRKKNVSENNSSDTSNVTGEKDVQPVRRSRRNRT; this is encoded by the exons ATGGATAGGCAAGAACTAAAACTTGTAGGATCTAAAATAGCAGATGGATGTTTCGAAGAgttattggaaattttggataaGAGATCTGATTGCCTTACACAAAAACAAGCATTATATTTGATTGTTTGTTGTTGCACCACTTGTAACTCAAATATGAACAATTGCAATAagttgaatgaagaaaaactgatATCTGCTGTGACTGGTTTATCTAAGTTAATCACAACAATTACTACTGAGGAATATGATAATTATGTACAGAGTATATACTTCATATGCAAGCTTTTGATGAAGAAG AACTACCAATTTATACTCGAAGTGAAACATGAAATATTGCCTGATTTTATgccaaaaaatttaatacagAAGCAGAAAAACGTATATAAATCTATATGTGACCTGATCATAATTGAAATAGTTGATCTTGCCACAAGAAAATCTAGcatcaataaaaaaaagataatgTGCTTAGGGAAACTTTTAAGTGATATAATTATTACATCTTCAAACTATACCATATTTATGGACTACGTTTTCAAATATGGATTCTGCTTACCACGATTGAATACTGGTTTAGATCTTCAGTTTGATTATTTCTTGTATAATATTAGCAAAATGAAGGATATGCCTACTGAAAATGTACTCCAGGGAGTTtcacaatttttaaaatttggcTTACatcttttttcatcatttttaacTCTAGGAATGCAAAAATGTTCCCATCAATGTATCGAGGAAATATTGGGGATAATTCCAATGGAAGGAGAATGGATAGATCTcagagaaatattcaaaatttgtaAATATATAATTGAGCCAGATATTGACAAGAAATATCTTATGGCTAGTAGAGATGTTCTTATGAAGTCATACAAGTTAtataaaaaatctgaaaattttcataatatctgtAAACTGTTGTCCCAGGTGATGGTATCGTTTTCAAACTTCTGTAaaagttgtgaaaaaaaattatattccgatcCTGAGAAGCATATGATAATTTATGAGATATTGAGTCTAATGAtggaaatttttcttcaaagagCTGTGCCATGTACCAAAGAGTGTAAATGTTTGTCTAGGGGCAATTCCGAAATTTCAGATGTAGCCCTATGCATTTTGATACTTTTTGCTTCACTTCTAAATACTAATGATATTTCTGAGGATTACATAAAAAAAGTGAATAGTtttctcaagaaatattttgagattttattatttcaaaaaaataataaatgtgaAGGGTATAAGAAGAGTTGGTCAGATGCAGCACCTTATCTCCATAATGTAGGTGTAATGCTtttcagaaaagaaaattatgaagaagCTATATCAATGGGAAATATAACTCTAAAGTACCATTCTTTGTTAGGTACAATGGAAGATAGTGTAATAATACCAAGCACATTCAATTTATTGAGTTCCATATGTTCAAAGCAAAAAGCACATAAAGAAGCTCTAATTTGGACTGCTATGGAAATCATAAACACAAAAAAAGATTCCAGGAATAAAGTGTTTTGCAAATGGATCAAAATCAAAGCAGCCAGCAAAGAGGATAGTTCACCTGAGATCCAAGAATTCACCATTATATCAGTAATTAagacaattccgaaggaatatAAATGTTATGTGGAACACATACAAACAAGAGAAGCTCAAATTGAGTTATTAATTTCTGAATTAGAGATGTATCATGCAAAATGGAAAAGTAAAGTACCAATGATGTCTTCATTTCGACATATTTGTCAAATCGGAGACAAACGgacaattatgaaaatttttgtgaatgTATTTACTGATGAAGAAATTCGCGTTCATGCAGAAGTTTTGAatttagttaagaatattttcgatgaattgGAAAACTCTCCAAAAAATCGATGTGATCAAACATTGATGCTATATTTTTCCTTCTATTGCTTCTTTCTTCACAAAAATCAAACTATTGCCATGATCTCTAAAAATCTAGAAGAAATGGAGAAAGTTACGAAATTGACAAATAAATCTGATCTCATTGTGGATGTAACACCATCAGATGCTTTCGATAGTTGTGATATAGTATCTGTTTACGAAAATTTGAAAGTGACAggagaaaagttgaaaaatttggaaaaatcgtTGCAAATTCTGGAAACAATTGTTGCATCAAACCCTAATCCAACGTTATTCAAGGATGTTGAGCCCAGAAAAGTGTATGAGTTGGTTAAAAATTTAACGATGGAATTTGTTTTACATTCAGATGGATACAATTCGTTTCGATCATTACTCTTAGCCTTCAGTGTAGCAGAATTCATCAATGACAAATGTTTAATACTAGAATGTGATGGCTTCCTTCATAGATTTCTGTTTTTTCTCAAAGAAGGAACAAATAGGGAGGAGATAATATGTGATTTGGAAAAAAACGCACAAAGTTACAAAAACCTACTTCAGTATTACATGAATTTATCATATTTCCATGTGTTTCATAGAAATATATCACTTGCATATCAATATTATAAAAAGGCTAAGTTCTTTTGGGATAGTTTgaagaaagaaaatgaaaaaaacctcTGGAGTCTCGAAGCAAGTATGGAATTACTGCTTTATAACTTGTTGGATGTAGCTAAGGCCATGAATTTTGAAATGGAAATGAAGTTCTCATATGGCCCTCTCATCAAAGCATATAATATGATTGTCACTAGATATACCTCAG AATCCCAGTGGACCACCTACTCAATGATCATTCTaatggaaatattcaacaatCTTGTTAAAATGTATCATGATTTGAAAATGCCACGGGAAGTGAGGTATTTTGGCAAACAGTCCCTTATATTGGCTCAACAACACGTAATCCCAATTCATAGTGCAAAAATGTTATGTTATCTGGCTTATGCAGATTTATGGAGCGAAAGGTTAGATGATTGCAGAGTAAAAGTAGATGGTATCTCAGATATTTTGTTGCTGGATAAAACACAAAAAGGACCAAAAATTATCGACCAAAAAAGATATTTAGCAGTTCCCTCTGTGGATGATATAATGGAAGGTATCAACGAAATAATGCTTGATACACCTGCTCAGTCATCTTACAATGCTTCTTCTCCATCTAGTCCTGTGCTACAATGTCAAACATACAAATGCCCATTGTTCATGAGCCATACTTTATGTGACTGTTTTCATTGCACATCTCTGGAATGCCATAAAACAGTTCTTTCATTCTATCATTTAGAAGCTTTGTGGTATATGCACAAGGGTCAAATAACACTAGCAGGCAGTTTTTTCAAAGGTGTATTCAAACTGCATGAGTCATTATCATACAAAAGAAAAGATACAGCGGAAATTTTTCATAATCGTTTAAGGAAATATTCCAATCTTTCCCAAGATTTCCTGAAATATGATTTGGAGAATACCATAAGCTGTGATGAAATTAAAATTGGTGCTTCTGTAAGTTatattaaatttttggtatcgtCTGGAGCAAAAGAGGCTGCTGAAAAATTTTGCGAAAATGCTCTGAAAAAATTCACCAGTGCCAAAATTCAATTCCCACATTTATATACCGAAATATTACTGCAGAAAATTGGGCTCATATGTGGAAGAcgagaaaatggaaaaataaaccTTCAACCTGCAAATGACGAGACTGATTTGAAGGTTAAAACACCCGAGGCTTGTGTTAAGAATATTCTTATTCCCAAAATAAATTCTCCCAGGAAGAAAAAGTTCCTTCCTCCTAAGGTGATCAAATTCACTTTAACAGATTCAGAGCTTAGTGTTACACCTTCAAAAGCTAAAGATAACTCAACTTTCGCCAGAACGCCAAAAGCTAAGATTATTCCTCCAAGCTTGAGAAATATTGAAACTCCAAAATTGAACACTAGGAGCCGTAATAATATCTTCAGCGAGGATAATAAAAAAACTACTGCCTCGGAGGATAATCAGGATAGAACAGCAAAAATGGACGAAAATCAACAATCTCTTTTGTCCGAAGCGTCTTCAAAACATTCAGCAACTGTTTTGGAGGACAAAacaaagttgttaacatcaagactccgaaaaaaaaatgtttctgaaaataattcaagTGATACTAGTAACGTTACTGGGGAAAAGGATGTCCAACCTGTGCGAAGATCGAGGAGAAATCGAACATAA